A region of Ramlibacter agri DNA encodes the following proteins:
- a CDS encoding SapC family protein — protein MTTQLLFYESAVPVSRDRHGGSSVQAGADYAFARSVNSVQLMAVEFPAAAAEYAIVFAGQEEATMPAVILGVRGNENLFLAPDGSWQARYIPAFVRRYPFVFSSSNDGKTFTLCVDESFPGFNREGRGQPLFGADGEPTAYVGNVLKFLQDYQAQFQRTQAFCRKLRELGLLEPMQAQISTEAGERLSLGGFWAVNRGRLKALPGDKLAELAKTDELELLYLHLQSMRNFDGLRTRMAGKQETETEARADAPAAVHD, from the coding sequence ATGACAACCCAGCTTCTGTTCTACGAGTCGGCGGTCCCGGTTTCCAGGGACCGCCACGGTGGCAGCTCGGTGCAGGCCGGTGCCGACTACGCGTTCGCGCGCAGCGTCAACTCGGTCCAGCTCATGGCGGTGGAGTTCCCGGCGGCGGCGGCGGAATACGCCATCGTGTTCGCGGGCCAGGAAGAGGCAACCATGCCAGCCGTCATCCTGGGCGTGCGCGGCAACGAGAACCTGTTCCTCGCGCCGGACGGCTCCTGGCAGGCCCGCTACATCCCGGCCTTCGTGCGGCGCTATCCCTTCGTGTTCTCCAGCAGCAACGACGGCAAGACCTTCACGCTGTGCGTGGACGAATCCTTCCCGGGCTTCAACCGCGAAGGGCGCGGCCAGCCGCTGTTCGGGGCGGACGGCGAGCCCACCGCGTACGTGGGCAACGTGCTGAAGTTCCTGCAGGACTACCAGGCGCAGTTCCAGCGCACCCAGGCGTTCTGCCGCAAGCTGCGCGAACTGGGGCTGCTGGAACCGATGCAGGCGCAGATCTCCACCGAAGCCGGCGAACGCCTGTCGCTGGGTGGCTTCTGGGCGGTGAACCGCGGCCGGCTCAAGGCGCTGCCGGGCGACAAGCTCGCCGAGCTGGCGAAGACCGACGAACTCGAACTCCTGTACCTGCACCTGCAGTCCATGCGCAATTTCGACGGGCTGCGGACCCGGATGGCCGGGAAGCAGGAAACTGAAACCGAGGCACGGGCCGATGCGCCCGCGGCCGTCCATGATTGA
- a CDS encoding HlyD family efflux transporter periplasmic adaptor subunit: MAGAALYSLQAEDRGRAEAAAWAAFSSAQNTADFCASWLAILCTQVDRVTGALLLLGPNEKGAFTAAAVWPDPTRDVQHLAAAGKLALTERRGIVVGPDSAPPAPDRPAYVGYPIEVSGELHGAVVLDLAPGPEVALQRALRLLHWASAWLVAHFRDEALRRRDATVARLGLANDLAATALQEDRFTQSALAVANELASQLQCDRVSVGIADQHSVRVEAISHTASFDRKTSLVRLIGEAMDEVIDLDGAVVHPPRDANELGGIAHAELAREFKDAAICSVPLRQDGHTFGVITLERSRGEPFDATAVEVCRTAGMLLGPILALKRKAERGAVARLRDTTGWWAAALFGPRHPGIKLVAVLVVAFVAFCSFATATYRVSAKTVIEGSVQRAAVAPFDGFLAQSMVRAGDAVKQGDVLARLDDKDLKLERTRLSSEREQMQGKRRQAMASEDRAAMAVTAAQVDQSEAQLALVEDKLSRATLVAPFDGVVVSGDLSQLLGTPVEQGKMLFQVAPLDAYRVILEVDEADIDEVSSGQHGELALSGNPGRPLPISVKQVTPVSTPQEGHNFFRVEARLDSPSAQLRPGMEGVGKITVGDRKIIWIWTHGLVDWARLWAWKWIP; the protein is encoded by the coding sequence ATGGCTGGCGCAGCGCTCTATTCGCTGCAGGCTGAGGACCGCGGCCGGGCCGAGGCCGCGGCCTGGGCCGCGTTCTCGTCCGCGCAGAACACCGCGGACTTCTGCGCGAGCTGGCTCGCCATCCTTTGCACGCAGGTGGACCGCGTCACCGGCGCGCTGCTGCTGCTCGGACCCAACGAGAAAGGCGCCTTCACCGCCGCGGCCGTGTGGCCCGACCCCACGCGTGACGTGCAGCACCTGGCCGCGGCCGGCAAGCTCGCCTTGACCGAGCGGCGCGGCATCGTGGTGGGGCCGGACAGCGCGCCGCCCGCGCCCGACAGGCCGGCCTATGTCGGCTATCCCATCGAAGTCTCGGGCGAACTGCATGGCGCGGTCGTCCTGGACCTCGCGCCCGGGCCCGAGGTGGCCCTGCAACGCGCGCTGCGGCTGCTGCACTGGGCCAGCGCCTGGCTGGTCGCGCATTTCCGCGACGAGGCATTGCGCCGGCGCGACGCCACCGTGGCGCGCCTGGGCCTCGCCAACGACCTGGCGGCCACGGCACTGCAAGAGGACCGCTTCACGCAATCGGCGCTGGCCGTCGCCAACGAACTGGCGAGCCAGCTGCAATGCGACCGCGTCAGCGTCGGCATCGCCGACCAGCACAGCGTGCGCGTGGAGGCGATCTCCCACACGGCCAGCTTCGACCGCAAGACCAGCCTGGTGCGCCTGATCGGCGAGGCCATGGACGAAGTGATCGACCTCGATGGCGCCGTCGTCCACCCGCCGCGCGACGCCAACGAGCTGGGCGGCATTGCCCACGCCGAACTGGCGCGCGAATTCAAGGATGCGGCGATCTGCTCGGTGCCGCTGCGGCAGGACGGCCACACCTTCGGCGTGATCACGCTGGAGCGCAGCAGGGGCGAGCCCTTCGACGCCACGGCGGTCGAAGTGTGCCGGACCGCCGGCATGCTGCTCGGGCCGATCCTCGCGCTCAAGCGCAAGGCGGAACGCGGTGCGGTGGCCCGCCTACGCGATACGACGGGCTGGTGGGCGGCGGCACTGTTCGGGCCGCGCCATCCGGGGATCAAGCTGGTCGCCGTGCTGGTCGTCGCATTCGTCGCCTTCTGCAGCTTCGCGACCGCCACCTACCGCGTTTCCGCCAAGACCGTGATCGAGGGCTCGGTGCAACGCGCGGCGGTAGCCCCGTTCGACGGCTTCCTCGCGCAAAGCATGGTGCGGGCCGGCGACGCGGTGAAGCAGGGCGACGTCCTGGCCCGCCTGGACGACAAGGACCTGAAGCTGGAACGCACGCGCCTCAGCTCCGAACGCGAGCAGATGCAGGGCAAGCGCCGCCAGGCGATGGCTTCCGAGGACCGCGCAGCGATGGCCGTGACCGCGGCCCAGGTCGACCAGTCCGAAGCGCAGCTGGCCTTGGTCGAGGACAAGCTCTCGCGGGCGACGCTGGTCGCGCCTTTCGACGGCGTGGTGGTGTCCGGCGACCTGAGCCAGCTGCTCGGCACGCCCGTGGAACAGGGCAAGATGCTGTTCCAGGTCGCGCCGCTGGATGCCTACCGGGTCATCCTGGAAGTGGACGAGGCCGACATCGACGAAGTGTCGAGTGGCCAGCACGGGGAGCTTGCGCTCTCCGGCAACCCGGGCCGGCCCCTGCCCATTTCCGTCAAGCAGGTGACGCCGGTTTCGACGCCGCAGGAAGGCCACAACTTCTTCCGCGTCGAAGCACGCCTGGACAGCCCCTCTGCGCAATTGCGCCCGGGCATGGAAGGCGTCGGCAAGATCACGGTGGGCGACCGCAAGATCATCTGGATCTGGACCCACGGGCTGGTGGACTGGGCACGCCTGTGGGCGTGGAAGTGGATCCCCTGA